The sequence gttttccaggcgccggacttcgtcgcagtaggcttccatcctccggtcacggcagtgggagttcttcatgacttggtcaatgacaagctgcgagtcgcctcgagcgtcaaggcgtcggacccctagctcgatggcgatgcgtagcccgttaaccaatttctcgtactcggccacgttgtttgatgccggaaaatggaggcgaacgacgtagcgaagatgctttccgaggggtgaaacgaagagcaggccagcacctgctcctattttcatgagtgacccatcgaagtacatggtccagagctcgggctggattggagttgtcggtaactgggtgtcagtccactcagccaggaagtctgccaagacttgggattttatggccttctaaGGAGCGAATGATAGTGTTTCGCTCATaagctccaccgcccactttgctatcctacccgaggcctcgcggcactggatgatctccatcagggggaaggatgacaccacagtcaccggatgagactcgaagtagtgtcgcaactttcgccgtgtcaggatcactgcgtagagcagcttctggatctgtgggtagcggactttggtctcggaaagcacttcgctgatgaagtagactggcctctggataggcaatgcgtgcccttcttcccgtctctcgactacgatcgcggcgctgaccacctgagtagtcgcggctacgtagatcaagagggcttctcctgcggcggggggcaccaggatgggtgtgcTCGTAAGGAGCACCTTAAGGtttccaagggcttcctcggccttgggggtccaagtgtagcactcggccttccttaagaggcggtacagaggcaagcatttctcgccaaggcgtgagatgaagcggctcagagccgcaaggcatcccatgaccctttgtactcctttcaaatctttgatcggtcccatgttggtgatggccgcgattttctctgggttggcttcgatgccccgctcggagacgatgaatccaaggagcatgcctcgggggactccgaagacacacttctcgggattgagtttcaccccttttgctctcagacacttgaatgtcgtttcaaggtcaaagaggaggtcggaggctctcttcgtcttgacaacgatgtcgtcgacgtaagcctcgaccgttctgccgatgtgttctccgaacacgtggttcatgcacctctggtaagtggcgcctgcattcctcaacccaaatggcattgtagtgtaacagtacatgccaaaaggtgtgatgaaaggagtcgtgagctggtcggactctttcatcttgatttggtgatagcctgagtaggtatcaaggaatgacagggtttcgcacccagcagtggaatccacgatttgatcgatgcgaggtagagggtagggaacttttggacatgctttgtttagaccagtgtagtctacacacatcctccatttcccatccttcttccttacaagaacagggttagctaaccattcgggatggaatacctctttaatAAACCCTGCCacgagtagcttgtggatctcctcgcctatggccctgcgcttttcttcatcaaaacggcacagggtttgcttcacgggtcgagccccagctctgatgtccagtgagtgctcggtgacatccctcggtatgccgagcatgtccgagggactccacgcaaagacttcggcgtttgcacagagaaagtcgacgagcactgcttcctatttggggtcgatctCGGAGCTGATCCGAACTTgcttgctggcgtcgttgctggggtcgagagagacggacttgaccgcctcaactgattcgaagttgccggcgtgccgcttcacGTCGGACGCCTCCTGGGAGAGGcgttctaggtcggcgatgagagcctcggactcggcgagtgcctcgacgtactccacgcactccacgtcgcattcgtatgcgtggctgtacgtggatccaacggtgatgatcccattcgggcccggcatcttgagcttgaggtaggtgtagttggggacgaccatgaacttggcgtagcatggtcttccaaacaccgcatggtaggttcctcggaacccgacgacctcaaaggtgagagcttccttttggaagttagagggagttctgaagcagacgggtaAGTCGATCCGTCCGTGGGGTAGGATTCGCTTCCCGGgcacgatcccgtggaagggtgccgcaccggcctggacctcggaccgatcaacccctaagggtgcgtttggttggaTGGACCAGGTGGGATGGAACGGGACCGCCACATTTTTTACACTGTTTGGATGGGGGTCACATAGGGGCGAGGTGAACCCCAGAGGATTTTTCGGTGGCAGCGCTGTCCACCAAAAACGAACGGATGGATCCGCCCCACCCCTCTCGCGTCCGTAAAAAATCATGTTGCCTCTCATCCTTACCCTATCCCCTCTCATTCTTATCGGCGGCGGAGAAAAGTGCGGCGCGGGCGCAGGCGAGCGGCCGTCCGTCCAGGCGCAGGCGAGCGGCCGTCCGTCCAAGCGTCCGTCCGTCCAGGCATCCGTTCAAGAGAACTGGTCCAATCGTCCAGGCGACCGGCCGTCCGTCCAGGCGTTGGATTCCAAGAACTGGTACTTTTCTATGCTCCTCTTCATTGTGCTACTAGATCAGGGGAACAAATGCTTGAGGTAGTAGATCGTATTTTCTGGAGTTCGACCGTCCGTCGCATTTTCTGGAGTTCGGCGGCTCCCTTCGCATTTTCTGCTGCCCACTCTCGCTTTCACGTGCACCCCCTTGCTACAACTACACTACAAGCCAGTTATGCTGAGGTAGTAGATCGTAACAAAACTTCTTTTCTAACGATTAAGAACAAAGTAAAAAAAAGGCAACAAAGCAAGTAGTAGTTCGATGCCCACAGTCCCTGGCTAGCTAGCTGCAGGCGACAGACCAGATATGGGACTCCCAGCGGCCGGTCGACTTCCTTCTGCAGTAATTCTTGAGGGAATTCCAGCCGTCACATTTCCAACAGCTTCCTCCTTGATTTAATTCTTTTACATTTCAATCACACATCCCCTCGTTGTTAATTAGTTATACTACCATTTAATTGTTATGTGTTAATTGTTAATTCTTTTATAGATCTACCGGTTAATTTTTTTTCTATCAAATTGAAGAATCAATTCTCGATGTTAATCATTCAAGTCTCTTACTAAAAACTAGAGCATAGCCTAGTAGCTTGGTACATTGAACTTCAATCTTGCTTATGTGTTGTAGATGGACAAGGCGACCAAGCTTTTGATTTATGGTGCTTCAGCACACTTGTTGTTGTCCATGATGGCCATGGTTATTGAgtctagaaaaagaaaaagagatagTAGAAGAGTCGATATTACTTATGGGCCAATGGAGGAAAGGGATAGGATGAGACTTGATTATCTTAACACTAAAATATGGATGAGTGATACAACATGTGTGAACATGCTTAGACTTAGTAGGTCTAATTTCTTTCGCTTTTGTAAGGGCTTTAGAGACCAGGGTTTACTTGAAGATACAATACACATGTGTGTTGAGGAACAGTGGCCATGTTTTTGAACACGGTGGGACACAACCTTAGGAATAGGTTGGTGGGAACAAATTATGGTAGATCTGGTGAGACTGTTAGTTGCTACTTCAACAAAGTGCTTCGTGCTATTGGAGAGCTACGAGCTGAACTTATTAGGCCACCATCATTAGAGACTCCATCCAAAATAGCAGGAAATCCAAGATGAGATCCCTACTTTAAGGTGTGATATTCAGCTATTCAATATTCTCCTTAAAAAAATCACTATTTAAACCCATAAGACCCTTAAGTGCTGCTTCTTGGAACGAAGATAACTACATGATCACTCTTGATCATGAACATTATGCAAACTATGTGCAGGTATCATTATTTTTACATGTATTGTTACTATATTTCAGCATATTACTTTTACATGTACTATTAATATATTTCAGCATATTACTTTTACATGTACCATTATTTTGTTCACCGCATGAATTGACCAGCACGCAATGAAGGCATAGCTGTTTAATATATGTTTGAAAGCAACGTCTAttatagtattttgcattatttaagGTCGTCTAATATATGTTTATTTTTTTATTCCTCCCATCTCGGTCTGTTGGGACAAATAAAACATAATTGTGGTATTTGCTTCCTAGCACTAGAGAGGGACCAAATGAAAACATATTCTGTTTGGATTTCAAATGAAAACGTGAAAAAAGAGCAGCTATATTATTAGTTGGGGTGATTATGGTTTTTGTGGTGGCCAAGAAATGAATGTAAGATAAACAAATCATGGAATCTCTTGTTAGGTGAATGATGCTTTGTCTTTGTTTTTTTTAAATCAGACATGGTCTATTCACCAAAAGCAACTGATAGTGTTGGTCGTTTTGCCCTTACTAAGCTGTTACTTTTACATGCAGGATCACAAATCTGATGCTGAGTTTTTAAACAAGCCTTTGGAGAACTATAAGGAAATGTTCACTGTCTTTGGAAACAATATGGCTACAGGAAAGTATGCAAAAGGATCAAGTGAAGCTCTAGGTACTGAAGATAGAAACAGTATGGCTGAAACAGAGATTGATGAGGGAGATGTTAATGCTGTTCCTAGTCCTATAGATGATATTGGGGCTTCATCCTCAGCTCCTAGACCTAGGAAGAAGGCAAAGGTTACTATTAATGAAGAGGCAGGGCTGATTGGAGCATTCAAAGATGGTGCTGAAAGGCTTGCAATGGCTATTGAGAAGGCTGGTTCAGATGACCTACCACCTGACTTGCTTCAAACATTGCAAAGTATTCCAGGTTTTGATGACACACACAAGGCCTTTTActttgcatatctagtgaaaaatCCTGGATTAGCAAGGCAGTTCCCTACTCTCCCATTGACATATCAGATAAGTTTGCTTGCTCGGTTCGTTAGTGAGACCTTTCCTTAGATTATGAGGACCGGGAATTAGGACTATGCTGGAGGTTAAGTGGAAATTAGAACTGTGTTGTTCTTTTGTTATGTAAACCATGACCAATACTTTGTTTTCAAGTACTGGGATTGAAATAATGGCTTTGCTATGTCGAAATACTCGGTTTGTTATGAAATACTGGGTTTGTTATGACCAACATGGATGCTCGGTTTGTTTGTTTTGAAATACTGGGTTTGAGATTCATTGTAATGGTGTATGCTCAGTTTGTTTGTTTTGAAGTAATGTTTGAAATATTGTTTTGAAATGCTTTTTTATAATGGTGTATGCTCAATTTTTTGTATTACTATATTGTAATATTGCGTTCAACTGACCACTGTTTATAGAACAAACAACATTTGTGAAGCTGAAACTGGGTTCGAGTGACAACCACCATCCAAACAAAAACTGGGTTGGCTTCATCCAAGTTCATCTCTTCTACCAAACAAAAAAAGTGGTGACTATTAGGGATAACTCTACCCCTCAAATCAGGGATGACCCTAACTTATCCACTTTGACCTTAAACCAAACGCATTCTAAGAGttccagggtctcggcgtagatgatgttaaggttgctgcctccgtccatgaggaccttggagagcctaacgttgccgatgatcgGATCGACGACGAGCAGGTACCTTCCCGGGCTtggcacgaagtcggggtggtTGCGCTTCGCTCTCGACTTGTTTttagccttcttcttcgtgccccgctgggcggacgcctcaggggcatctgaaagggaaataggcttacacctttcctaattgattttggtggttgaattgcccaacacaaataattggactaactagtttgctctagtctataagttctacaggtgccaaaggttcacaacaagccaataaaaagaccaaagatgggttcaaataaagagagctaaagaaatcccaaaggcaccctggtctggcgcaccggactatccggtgtgccaccgaatagtgtccggtgcaccaccggacagtgtccggtgcaccagggaactcgacgctgaactcgctaccttcgggaaaatggaggccgctccgctataattcaccggaccgtccggtgtgccagcggagcaacagctacttcgcgcgcaacggtcgactgcaacgcatttaatgcgtgcctgcacgcgcagaggtcagagcacgcgcagcaggcgcaccggacagtctacaggacttgtccggtgcaccaccggacagcccagaggccccacaagtcagagctccaacggtcgaaccccaacggctagctgacgtggctggcgcaccggactgtccggtgcgccatgcgacagcagactTCCAACGGTCACATTTTGGTGGTTGTGGCTATAAGTACCCCAACCatcccacattcaattgcatccaagttttcagacttctacaccttacaagagctatagaattcaattctagacacaaccaaagagatcaaatcctctcccaagtctctaGTTCAAttccaatcaatagtgactagtgagagggtgacttgtgttcatttgagctcttgcgcttggattgcttcttttctttctcattctttcttgagacaaactcaattgtaactgaggcaagagacaccaattgtgtggtgatctttgtggggacttagtgtcccgtgtgattgagaagagaagctcactcggtctaagtgaccgtttgagagagggaaagggttgaaagagacccgatcttggtgaccacctcaacggggagtaggtttgcaaagaccgaacctcggtaaaacaaatccttgtgtctcactctttatttgcttgcgatttatttttcaccctctctctcggactcacttatatttctaacgctaacccggcttgtagttgtgattaactttgtaaatttcagtttcgccctattcacccccctctaggcgactttcagcatcTATCTTCGgctgcccctgaggctgcttgtccttccagaagatggcttcgaccgcctcctgacccgaggcgaacttggtggcgacgtccatcagttcgctcgcacgggtgggagtcttgcgccccagtttgctcaccaggtctcggcaagtggtgccggcaaggaaagccccaatgacatccgagtcggtaatgttgggcagctcggtgcactgctttgaaaaccgccggatgtactctcggagggactcccctggctgctggcggcagcttcggaggtcccacgagttcccagggcgcacgtacatgccttggaagtttcccgcgaaaGCTTTGACAagatcgtcccagtcggagatctgcgcaggaggtagatgctccagccaggctcgggcggtgtcggagaggaaaaggggtagattacggatgatgaggttgtcatcatccgcccctcccaactggcatgccagtcggtagtctgcgagccacagctccgacctcgtctcccccgagtacttggtgatagtagtcggggctcggaaacgggcagggaacgacgctcgtcgtatggcccggctaaagactcgcggaccgggtggttcgggcgaaggactgcgatcctcctcactgttgcagcgtcccccacgcctgggatggtagcctcggcgcaccttctcgtcgaggcgggctcgatggtcgagatggtggtgctcgttgccgaggcgttccCGGGCGGCAGGCGCCTTGTCCCGTGTACGCTCgggatggaccgaggcttcccgaatgcgccgggaggacaccgcgtgatgctccgaggggtcagctcgcctgcgggaggcggagctctcggctcatcgaaccgcggcgccttctaggagattcttgagttcgccctagatacgccgtccctcggtggtggatggctccggcatggctCGAAGCAgcgtcgccgctgcagctaggtcctggccggacccgctgacggccggggcagcgctgccctggcattgtcgacgatgcggCGCCGGATGTCTTGGGGCCGGTGacaggcttctccggcgagtgttcgacctgcccactcctgttcgatgttctgtcggagctgTACAAGCCGGCCTGCCTCCCCGTTGACCCGGGCctacatctcacggatttgctcgagctgtatgtcctgacccccgcagtgagtgggaccacagctagctcccgcgggatgtcaacgcgagatgtgggcccagggggatcgtcaacctctggcataccgaggtggttgtctttgtTGTGATCTCCcaaatcgacgtggaaacattcgcgacttgggccgtaaccctcgtcgtcaaggtcatggccatcgtccgaacaaccggagaggcagtggtcacatgcggacatgaagccttgcatggcactggggtcattgagggcagagaaatcccaaccggagtcggggtcgtcctctctTGGTcgttggacggtggtgaagtcgcgtcgagggcggagcacaccgtcatctcaggtacgagggtaacgcccagcaggtcctttgcgagggtgctggcgtcatcagtccgcttggggctgaCACGTCGTGGGGAAGTGACACCCGCTGTCGCCTCAGGTGCGAGGGCAATGTCCGACATGTCCCCCGGGggagtgccggcgtcgtcgactcgctctggtgcaacagccgacaaggtgccgcctcctgcgtggccatggttgcctcgtctctgcctcctccgacgaggagggtggcggggacgaccggagtgctcctcttctgccgcggggaGATGCTGTCGTAGAGCTCGCCGCCACCGGGCGAGTCGAAGACCGTCGTTGTCATCACgccgcggggggaggagtaccatgttgtagctgctgtcgagggacatgaactcgagactcccgaagcggagcaccgtcccgggctagagagattgctgaagactccccatctggatctcaacgggaaggtgttcgttaacacgcagcaggcccctacctggtgcgccaactgtcggcgtctcggaCCTGGGGGGTCCCTTGGACCGACTAGTGAAATCGctgtgtgtccctgcccagatgggttggcgcgggatggaacacaagaggtgggacaagccttgtattatcctgcaccaggggtgccgctcgcagtaggggttacaagcgcgtcgcgtGAGAGAGGGAGAGACACAGAGTTCGTCCGCCGCTTCCCTCGCGCGAACCCCCCTCAgggtggccctggacctcccttttatagaggcaaggagagagtccagacgtacaacggggggcgtagctatgcgctaacgtgtccggcagtggagtgcctaagccatgtgtacatgccaacgtggccgttgggggagagcttgggccctgtacatgtgatggtgtggccgccggaggagcgcttgagtcctgtaggagcccagctggcagc is a genomic window of Zea mays cultivar B73 chromosome 5, Zm-B73-REFERENCE-NAM-5.0, whole genome shotgun sequence containing:
- the LOC103627643 gene encoding uncharacterized protein translates to MLPLILTLSPLILIGGGEKCGAGAGERPSVQAQASGRPSKRPSVQASVQENWSNRPGDRPSVQALDSKNWYFSMLLFIVLLDQGNKCLRPLSAASWNEDNYMITLDHEHYANYVQDHKSDAEFLNKPLENYKEMFTVFGNNMATGKYAKGSSEALGTEDRNSMAETEIDEGDVNAVPSPIDDIGASSSAPRPRKKAKVTINEEAGLIGAFKDGAERLAMAIEKAGSDDLPPDLLQTLQSIPGFDDTHKAFYFAYLVKNPGLARQFPTLPLTYQISLLARFVSETFP